The following proteins come from a genomic window of Sardina pilchardus chromosome 1, fSarPil1.1, whole genome shotgun sequence:
- the LOC134081533 gene encoding cell death-inducing p53-target protein 1 homolog, whose amino-acid sequence MDNSEEIKKEHSDMAKDMEAGGPSVSPGQVLPSPSTSTSPSSTLTQTQAPPPPYPAYAPPPQGYQQTPPYGQMAQPGHMVQATPQQGPMMQATPQPIQMVQLQQGLMTQATSQPIQMVQMPQGQILVCSGDLGDIPTMTTCRNCAQKVQTRVVYHSGAFTWLICGLCIMFGLVFGCCVIPFFVDSCKDAHHFCTNCNVNLSIHKRL is encoded by the exons ATGGACAACTCAGAAGAGATCAAGAAGGAGCACAGTGACATGGCAAAGGACATGGAAgcag GTGGTCCTTCAGTGTCTCCTGGACAGGTGCTGccttccccctccacctccacctccccctcctccaccttaaCCCAGACCCAGGCTCCTCCCCCTCCATACCCAGCATATGCCCCTCCCCCACAGGGATACCAACAGACTCCACCCTACGGTCAGATGGCGCAACCAGGTCACATGGTGCAGGCTACACCACAACAGG GTCCTATGATGCAGGCTACACCCCAGCCAATACAGATGGTTCAACTGCAGCAGG GTCTGATGACGCAGGCCACATCCCAGCCAATACAGATGGTTCAAATGCCACAGG GCCAGATTCTGGTTTGTTCCGGTGACCTTGGTGATATCCCCACCATGACGACGTGTCGGAACTGTGCGCAGAAGGTCCAGACCAGAGTGGTGTATCACAGCGGAGCCTTCACCTGGCTCATATGTGGACTCTGCATTATGtttgg gctGGTGTTTGGCTGTTGTGTGATTCCCTTCTTCGTGGACAGCTGCAAAGATGCTCATCACTTCTGCACCAACTGCAATGTCAACCTGTCCATTCACAAGAGGCTGTAg
- the LOC134081517 gene encoding nuclear hormone receptor FTZ-F1 beta-like, giving the protein MEPRNLVRRSRQSEQSQHSGNESLRRPGVHSGKMDEIDQSHKRACVNLEKATQCITHALQREVARNQELCMLIRRMEEREAEFGQSLAEEAESNHQLRLKIEELQKQLEEKDNSLSKAKQLEVGRNQELCVLIRRLEERAPETGRGLIEEAESNQLLRLKITELQQLLEEKDHSLTKANQTVTSLTEELQNVFQQLQSQPSSHGRFQEVDECLQDGGIQLKLEAEPSSYSPLHTHTHGLETPPVRSACHSPPVSGGNQSPYDQRLQESPICLIKEEEDEEEGGAHGSYSQSVVEGTDLTAEEIYSSEESKTELIQALLLAPRSRPQAAGPAGTPLVVRQSRTRASTSLVSCDGKRLLEAPVSEDEDDEGGAGDYTNEDSGKGVHPTGASSFSELMRVMEMGRELAGDLCPVCGDKVSGFHYGVKTCESCKSFFKRTVHTNKIYNCVKTQNCRIDKILRQQCPFCRFKKCLGVGMRLEAIRAARVRGGRNKFSPIYSALRKPKRAPCYQDDECNS; this is encoded by the exons ATGGAACCTAGGAACTTGGTCAGGCGTTCCAGACAAAGTGAGCAGTCGCAACACAGCGGCAACGAGAGTCTACGGAGACCTGGGGTCCACTCCGGGAAG ATGGATGAGATTGACCAGAGTCACAAGAGAGCCTGCGTCAACCTGGAGAAGGCGACCCAGtgcatcacacatgcattacag CGTGAAGTGGCAAGGAATCAAGAGCTCTGCATGCTGATTCGtcggatggaggagagagaggcggagttTGGGCAGAGCCTCGCAGAGGAGGCGGAGTCAAATCATCAGCTGAGGTTGAAGATTGAGGAACTACAGAAGCAACTGGAGGAGAAAGACAACTCACTCTCAAAGgccaaacag CTTGAGGTCGGTCGGAACCAGGAGCTCTGCGTGCTGATTCGCCGGCTGGAGGAGAGGGCGCCGGAGACTGGGCGGGGCCTGATTGAAGAGGCGGAGTCAAACCAGCTGCTCCGGCTGAAGATCACAGAACTGCAGCAACTCCTGGAGGAGAAGGACCACTCACTCACCAAGgccaaccag ACTGTGACTTCCCTGACTGAAGAACTCCAGAACGTCTTCCAGCAGCTCCAAAGCCAGCCAAGTAGTCACGg GAGATTCCAGGAAGTGGATGAGTGTCTGCAGGATGGAGGGATCCAACTCAAgctggag gCAGAGCCCAGCTCCTACtctccgctccacacacacactcacggactCGAGACTCCGCCGGTCCGGTCCGCGTGCCACAGTCCGCCCGTCTCCGGCGGCAACCAGAGCCCTTACGACCAGAGGCTGCAGGAGTCTCCCATCTGTTTGAttaaagaggaagaggacgaggaagagggtGGGGCCCATGGATCGTACAGTCAGTCTG TGGTGGAGGGAACTGACCTTACGGCAGAAGAGATCTATTCATCAGAGGAAAGCAAAACTGAACTGATACAG GCGCTGCTGTTGGCGCCGCGCTCCCGGCCTCAGGCGGCGGGTCCAGCTGGCACTCCGCTGGTCGTCAGGCAGAGCAGGACAAGGGCTTCGACGTCGCTGGTGTCGTGTGACGGGAAGCGGCTGCTGGAGGCTCCAGTCTCTGAAGATGAGGACGATGAAGGTGGCGCTGGTGATTATACCAATGAAGACTCAG GGAAAGGAGTTCACCCAACAGGAGCATCCTCCTTCTCTGAACTCATGCGG GTTATGGAGATGGGTCGTGAGCTAGCCGGAGACCTCTGTCCTGTTTGTGGAGACAAGGTTTCCGGCTTCCATTACGGTGTCAAAACATGTGAAAGCTGCAAG AGCTTCTTCAAGAGGACTGTTCACACCAATAAGATCTACAACTGTGTGAAAACCCAGAACTGCCGAATAGACAAAATCCTTCGACAGCAGTGTCCTTTCTGTCGCTTCAAGAAGTGCCTAGGGGTCGGGATGAGGctagaag CTATCCGTGCTGCCCGTGTGCGCGGCGGCAGGAATAAATTCAGTCCCATATACAGCGCTCTGAGGAAGCCGAAGAGGGCGCCGTGTTACCAGGACGACGAATGCAACTCTTAA